In Geminocystis sp. NIES-3709, a single genomic region encodes these proteins:
- a CDS encoding molybdenum cofactor biosynthesis protein MoaE yields the protein MSFLTDFKITFAPLSVSEVYQLADNASNGAIVLMSGTVRNQTEGKPVKYLEYQAYEPMAIKIFQDISDSIKEKWQDTNTIIIHHRIGKLKIGEISVLVAVGCPHRGDAFNACGYAIDTLKHNAPIWKKEHFEDGFSSWVSIGMCEELRDGN from the coding sequence ATGAGTTTTTTGACAGATTTTAAGATTACTTTTGCACCTCTTTCCGTCTCGGAAGTTTATCAATTAGCTGATAATGCGAGTAATGGTGCGATCGTGCTTATGAGTGGTACAGTAAGAAATCAAACAGAGGGTAAACCTGTTAAATACTTGGAATATCAGGCTTATGAACCTATGGCAATTAAAATATTTCAGGACATTAGCGATAGTATTAAAGAAAAATGGCAAGATACTAATACCATTATAATTCACCATCGTATCGGAAAATTAAAAATAGGAGAAATTAGTGTTTTAGTTGCGGTGGGTTGCCCTCATCGAGGAGACGCATTTAATGCCTGTGGCTATGCTATTGACACTTTAAAACACAATGCACCTATCTGGAAAAAAGAACATTTTGAAGACGGTTTTAGTAGTTGGGTTAGTATCGGAATGTGTGAGGAGTTGAGAGATGGGAATTAG
- a CDS encoding chlororespiratory reduction protein 7, translating into MANSIMYQEDGYVVLETNQEEQLMTESELLTKLETLLTSQSNLPSDITKFTNLSQKAEYVLNNYCEFNVDDDHYLQWYVVRWEK; encoded by the coding sequence ATGGCTAACTCCATTATGTATCAAGAGGATGGTTATGTTGTCTTAGAAACAAATCAAGAGGAACAATTAATGACAGAATCAGAATTACTTACTAAACTAGAAACATTACTAACTAGTCAGTCAAATTTACCCTCTGATATAACTAAATTTACAAATCTTTCTCAAAAAGCTGAATATGTACTCAATAATTACTGTGAATTTAATGTTGATGACGATCACTATTTACAATGGTATGTTGTACGTTGGGAAAAATAA